Proteins found in one Candidatus Neomarinimicrobiota bacterium genomic segment:
- a CDS encoding biotin--[acetyl-CoA-carboxylase] ligase produces the protein MISHNRIHPELDDILIFETLDSTNQEAYRRRSEFVGHNILFISNEQTLGKGQYGRHWESEAGLGLWMSLLLGSPTVLKHDLQLLSLYVGIVICRSLTTLMDVDISLKWPNDIIIGNRKCGGVLTEVQWAGATAVSATIGIGINLEHRLTDFSVSIQQTATSLHLAGWEKPDREQVLKNIVQVFFNNIDLLDRAADLAKEWNKVAFKINEPIQWSYNNTIQEGQFLGITETGEAQILRGGVIHNFRSGEIQLNLSV, from the coding sequence ATGATCTCTCATAACCGTATACACCCTGAGCTAGACGATATTTTAATCTTTGAAACTCTGGATTCTACAAATCAGGAAGCTTATCGTCGTCGCTCTGAATTTGTCGGACACAATATTCTTTTCATCAGCAATGAGCAAACCCTGGGCAAGGGGCAATATGGTCGTCATTGGGAATCAGAAGCTGGTTTAGGGCTTTGGATGTCATTATTACTGGGTAGTCCTACAGTATTAAAACATGATCTTCAACTTTTATCTCTTTACGTTGGTATCGTTATCTGCAGATCTCTCACGACCCTGATGGATGTGGATATCTCTTTAAAATGGCCCAATGATATCATAATTGGGAATCGTAAGTGTGGCGGAGTCTTAACCGAAGTACAGTGGGCAGGAGCAACTGCAGTCTCGGCAACTATCGGGATCGGAATCAATCTGGAGCATCGTCTGACTGATTTTTCAGTATCTATCCAACAGACAGCCACCTCCCTGCACCTGGCCGGGTGGGAAAAGCCTGATAGAGAGCAGGTGTTAAAAAACATAGTGCAGGTATTCTTCAACAATATCGACTTACTTGACCGCGCTGCGGATCTTGCGAAGGAATGGAATAAGGTCGCATTCAAGATCAATGAGCCTATTCAATGGAGTTATAACAACACCATCCAAGAAGGTCAATTTTTGGGTATTACTGAAACTGGTGAGGCTCAAATACTACGAGGGGGAGTTATCCATAATTTTCGAAGTGGTGAAATACAGTTAAACTTATCGGTCTAG
- a CDS encoding response regulator, whose translation MSTMKSVLVVEDDFASRQYLLLLLKKLEYASLAAETGEQAIELMKDKSVDIMLLDIALGPGISGIELGATLKQEDRFESTPMVAVTAFSKDKLQSLNEAGFADYMSKPYTIVQLKELLEKYLDQ comes from the coding sequence ATGAGTACGATGAAATCTGTTCTGGTTGTTGAAGATGATTTTGCTTCCAGACAGTATCTGCTACTGTTACTGAAAAAACTTGAATATGCTTCACTTGCAGCAGAAACAGGTGAGCAGGCAATAGAGTTAATGAAGGATAAATCAGTTGATATCATGCTGTTGGATATTGCCCTGGGTCCGGGGATCAGTGGCATTGAGCTTGGGGCCACACTCAAGCAGGAAGATCGTTTTGAAAGCACCCCCATGGTGGCTGTCACAGCCTTTTCAAAAGACAAATTGCAAAGTCTGAATGAAGCCGGTTTTGCAGACTATATGTCTAAACCTTATACCATTGTTCAACTAAAAGAGCTTTTGGAAAAGTACCTTGATCAATAG